The genomic DNA CCGCTACGGGGATTGGTTCACCGATGAGTTTCGGGGGCGCTGACCGTCTTACATCTTCCCTCATTACAGACCATCACAGTCGTAGAATCCCCGCCGTGCAAGCTAAAAATCGGCACAGAGTTTTCGAAGGTCGAGGATACTATGGCTAATTTTCCCTTTTAGCAACGCAGCCATATCGGTTCCCGGCTCAAAGGAAATTTCCGGATGACTCGGCATCTGAAATCGACAAACACCCTGATCATCCGGTTGTTTATAAAGCGGACCGTAGATCGGGCATACAGAACCCCGCATGATATCACTCAAACGTGTATGCTCGACTTCCGTTTCTTCCGTCAAAGGATACGGGAAATTAATATTATGGACGACACATTCTTTGGATTTTACCGCCTCTTCCGCAAAAACCAAAGTTCGCTCGGCTGCGATTGCGATGCTTTTCATCAGGCCCGCATGGGACAAGAAATCGAACTTTTTTTGTAAAAATTGCCCATCCTGATCCGGAAGGCTCTGCGAAACCGCAATAGATGAAATGCCCCAAGCAACACCTTCCAACGCCCCTCCAACGGTCCCCGAACTAAACACAACCGGAACAGAA from Verrucomicrobiota bacterium includes the following:
- the surE gene encoding 5'/3'-nucleotidase SurE — encoded protein: MRVLLTNDDSIHSAALHHLAQAFQRHGWEVFIAAPATEQSGVGRACGLSRTPEVTSFRELNCDAWMISGTPLDCVNIALSYLIHDRQPDLVVSGINWGVNVSVPVVFSSGTVGGALEGVAWGISSIAVSQSLPDQDGQFLQKKFDFLSHAGLMKSIAIAAERTLVFAEEAVKSKECVVHNINFPYPLTEETEVEHTRLSDIMRGSVCPIYGPLYKQPDDQGVCRFQMPSHPEISFEPGTDMAALLKGKISHSILDLRKLCADF